A window of Selenomonas ruminantium subsp. lactilytica TAM6421 contains these coding sequences:
- the lonC gene encoding Lon family ATP-dependent protease, with protein MKLLDFIRNLFTKKQEQALPAPASRNATPLDRQIEALYAILVDVMGTEKLVIQAGKMKALDLMRSDDPCERVLALQRILGEDPLISPAPKAEQVPQIMEALSERVADIVARRNVEDSIEKKVTEKLEKEHADYVNDIRQQIMKDEKGGNESPQDKEKREKLEKLESIKLTQSIMELLRPQDFSEIVGQERAVKSLMAKLSSPYPQHLLLYGPPGVGKTTAARLVLEAAKKKAVSPFGEEAPFVETDGTTLRWDPRDITNPLLGSVHDPIYQGAQKTLADRGIPEPKPGLVTDAHGGILFIDEIGEMDEMLQNKLLKVLEDKRAYFESAYYDPTDPKVPPYIKKLFEEGAPADFVLIGATTRDAGHINPALRSRCAEIYFEPLTPKHIEEIVRNAAAKLHVNVSDEVAALISEYTIEGRKAINILADAYSLALERCGIGEDFKVEDLGTENGPSVEISKADIYEVTQVSRLTPYVTKKASDNAIQGHIFGLGVAGFLGSAIELEAVAFPAKEKGKGTVRFNETAGSMAKDSVFNAASVMRKLTGKDLHDYDVHINVIGGGNIDGPSAGTAILAVITSAVTGKKIRQDVAVTGEISLAGRVRPVGGVFEKAYGAKQAGIKTLVIPQENSKDIPQEHLGLDIHPVAMAEEAFRYIFEPELDKEEE; from the coding sequence ATGAAGTTACTGGATTTTATTCGCAACTTATTTACGAAAAAACAGGAGCAGGCATTGCCTGCTCCTGCTTCGCGCAATGCAACCCCGTTAGATCGCCAGATTGAGGCCCTCTATGCCATTCTGGTGGATGTTATGGGCACGGAGAAGCTGGTGATTCAGGCGGGCAAGATGAAGGCCCTGGATTTGATGCGCTCCGATGATCCCTGTGAGCGCGTATTGGCCTTGCAGCGGATTCTGGGAGAAGATCCCCTGATCTCTCCTGCGCCTAAGGCCGAACAGGTTCCTCAGATCATGGAAGCCCTTTCTGAGCGGGTGGCCGATATTGTAGCCCGCCGCAATGTGGAGGATTCCATTGAGAAAAAGGTTACGGAGAAGCTGGAAAAGGAACATGCGGACTATGTAAACGATATCCGTCAGCAGATCATGAAGGACGAAAAGGGCGGCAATGAGTCGCCACAGGATAAGGAAAAAAGAGAAAAGCTGGAAAAACTGGAGAGCATCAAGCTCACCCAGTCCATTATGGAACTGTTGCGGCCTCAGGATTTTTCGGAAATCGTGGGCCAGGAGCGGGCCGTCAAATCCCTGATGGCCAAGCTCAGTTCCCCTTATCCGCAGCATCTGCTGCTCTACGGCCCTCCTGGCGTCGGCAAGACCACGGCAGCCCGGCTGGTGCTGGAGGCAGCCAAGAAAAAGGCGGTTTCTCCTTTCGGGGAGGAGGCGCCCTTTGTGGAAACGGACGGTACGACTTTGCGCTGGGACCCGCGTGATATTACCAACCCGTTATTGGGCTCTGTCCATGATCCCATCTATCAAGGCGCACAGAAGACTCTGGCTGACCGCGGTATTCCTGAACCCAAACCGGGATTGGTTACAGATGCCCATGGCGGCATCCTGTTCATCGATGAAATCGGTGAAATGGATGAGATGCTGCAGAATAAGCTGTTGAAAGTTCTGGAAGATAAGCGGGCCTATTTTGAATCGGCTTACTACGATCCTACGGACCCCAAGGTGCCGCCTTATATCAAGAAGCTCTTTGAAGAAGGGGCTCCGGCGGATTTCGTGCTGATTGGCGCCACTACCCGCGATGCAGGGCATATCAATCCTGCCCTGCGTTCCCGCTGTGCGGAAATCTATTTTGAACCATTGACGCCGAAGCATATTGAAGAGATCGTGCGCAATGCCGCAGCTAAGCTCCATGTGAATGTCAGCGATGAAGTAGCCGCACTGATCAGTGAATACACCATTGAAGGCCGCAAGGCCATCAATATCCTGGCTGATGCCTACAGTCTGGCCTTGGAGCGTTGTGGCATCGGTGAGGATTTCAAGGTGGAGGATCTGGGCACGGAAAATGGGCCATCTGTAGAGATCAGCAAGGCTGATATCTACGAGGTTACCCAGGTCAGCCGTCTGACGCCCTATGTGACCAAGAAGGCCTCTGATAATGCAATCCAGGGCCATATATTTGGTTTGGGCGTAGCCGGTTTCCTAGGTTCTGCCATTGAATTGGAAGCTGTGGCCTTCCCGGCCAAGGAAAAGGGCAAGGGAACGGTCCGCTTCAATGAGACGGCGGGTTCCATGGCAAAGGATTCTGTGTTCAATGCTGCTTCCGTAATGCGGAAGCTGACAGGCAAGGATTTGCATGATTACGATGTGCATATCAATGTGATCGGCGGCGGCAATATCGATGGCCCCAGCGCGGGCACAGCGATTCTTGCCGTGATTACCAGTGCTGTGACGGGAAAAAAAATCCGTCAGGATGTGGCGGTAACGGGTGAAATATCATTGGCAGGCCGGGTACGCCCTGTGGGCGGCGTCTTTGAAAAGGCCTATGGCGCCAAGCAGGCTGGTATTAAGACACTGGTCATTCCTCAGGAGAACAGCAAGGATATTCCCCAGGAACATCTGGGGCTGGATATCCATCCTGTAGCCATGGCAGAGGAAGCCTTCCGCTATATCTTTGAGCCTGAATTGGATAAGGAAGAGGAGTAA